In a genomic window of Poecilia reticulata strain Guanapo linkage group LG22, Guppy_female_1.0+MT, whole genome shotgun sequence:
- the cdan1 gene encoding codanin-1 isoform X1, protein MAALLESVLLRKVDVDKVVDWLKSVQEGEKLSFSEPQLAIQKQEFVPFLLNFLREQSSDALTNGPATPAKTPSRPRPPAQTQGFSDKTSCRSAGSGLGSRGASRVQLFSPAASASPGNESDAVGQSGVGGVSAFCSPPWSTGWSPASRPSGSERKHAQKVCLGDYMVSSPELQSSTSSQTHKGRKKSAGSTPVGGQTRHGGGRGGPQSDEAGGRRSARGGGGHGRMSEQVSPSTPAHLNFNNLEDFPPVGSCPVSSGTSKPSRRINPTPVSEDRPHSKPKTCFTSTPLQKASSPPLGVEPLEGLTAVGSPMSLKEERELLKKEKTKLAQQAASLSPFSLDPCTPTKTGTGTESKVTPDPQTTCPEPSKVTFSSDLDVLAELYCTCISENLVPNVYLELFFVMQLLTSRSLHTHNDEEQLSLCSVNSDVLERCYLRQVHNCVYFAVKVLENQFQLVAHLDKCTLRLLAENERVASFSPDLKDRLSQAQNRSTAKLSPSASTFIHSVPFQPATDNRSNFGSDKAFHTFKKQRDVFYEALREWEDLHKEPGWNFDAALGTKIRGMMSQLTSAGNHSHFARLFLKQLVQMCKGPRTSTLSVDTTDADLLGMLGADSLGRLKRLEERLIQPHRVVGPCPPPSFPGHQEFFRDFIQTASCCQMNQHLQDSLCQQLLHLDEVSILRPSASVGEGEEEEDGDMEQQDEKQRFSSVLLLARLLAKFLGFISFLPYQTSEKPSREIQEASVALRSKSVQVLDVCAVLSNSVRRRRTILTVPWLVEFLSMLDFIGPLLLCYRVALGTLLLLYRRLQLNRHEEMCYLNKLLLVSVLGWLFQIPVIPEDIFFTSEFTSLVKDEGSATGSAGLDCIPLVDQQLLYTCCPFLGEFRKLLAAFVSGSAAKSGGIIRKITPTSAELKGTPTANRSQQKLQVDLEQAFFHNQPPSLRRTVEFVAERVGSNAVKHIKATLVQELVQRGEKMLRDGLQSSNANSSKLNDSICAQLCDVGLEALAKATRFCDDKSPDAIRILLPVETTAPVLSTSENITKRLAAEKACSWLSANITALIRREWKSRYDRVKKALGGPVAPDSVDTDSAVVELVRQGQMNTPRKKQERAMSCPPLCKHNASLPSDVLIEIKEMLSIAAGPRTDEELPTGPQLTALLQRVTNTLECRKFLTAVSEQMLQNCTVLLACKLVSGELPLRSSSRRGGVAVDPGAGSEPSVSDVLEQLAELWERGCCSSAPLHQLFTPLTVAAVLKASDTEKKNYLFLVRKLVDKGILNKEEVESYWRKLTDLTLPAELMENFQLQSQSIKLSLPLAEMQSCLDMLQVSHQTIEGAT, encoded by the exons ATGGCGGCTCTTTTGGAATCTGTTTTGTTGCGGAAAGTGGACGTGGATAAGGTTGTTGACTGGCTGAAAAGCGTTCAG GAGGGTGAAAAGCTGTCGTTCAGTGAACCTCAGCTGGCCATTCAGAAACAAGAGTTTGTCCCTTTCCTCTTAAACTTCCTGCGAGAGCAGAGCAGCGATGCTCTTACTAATGGTCCTGCAACACCAGCCAAGACCCCCAGCCGCCCCAGACCCCCCGCACAGACTCAAGGCTTCTCTGACAAGACATCGTGCAGGTCTGCAGGGAGTGGACTTGGATCTCGCGGTGCCAGTCGCGTGCAGCTGTTCTCTCCCGCTGCCTCCGCGTCACCTGGAAATGAGTCGGACGCTGTCGGTCAGTCAGGAGTGGGTGGAGTCAGTGCCTTCTGCAGCCCCCCCTGGTCTACAGGGTGGAGTCCTGCCTCAAGACCGTCGGGCTCTGAGCGCAAGCATGCCCAGAAAGTTTGCCTCGGTGACTACATGGTTTCTTCCCCGGAGTTGCAGAGCAGCACCAGCTCCCAGACACACAAAGGGCGCAAGAAGAGTGCTGGCAGCACGCCGGTCGGAGGCCAAACAAGACACGGAGGCGGGCGTGGAGGCCCTCAGAGCGACGAGGCTGGTGGGAGGCGATCAGCAAGAGGCGGAGGAGGACATGGCAGGATGAGCGAGCAGGTTTCACCTTCAACTCCAGCTCATCTCAACTTCAACAACTTGGAAGACTTCCCTCCGGTCGGATCGTGTCCCGTTTCCTCCGG GACGTCCAAGCCGTCCAGAAGAATAAACCCGACGCCGGTCAGCGAAGACCGGCCCCACTCTAAACCAAAGACGTGTTTCACATCCACACCTCTCCAGAAGGCTTCCAGCCCTCCACTGGGAGTGGAGCCGCTTGAGGGATTGACAGCAGTAGGGAGTCCTATGAGCCTGAAGGAGGAGAGAGAATTACTCAAAAAGGAAAA GACAAAACTTGCCCAGCAGGCcgcctccctctctcccttcTCTCTGGATCCCTGTACTCCAACCAAGACAGGAACTGGGACAGAATCCAAAGTGACCCCTGACCCCCAGACGACGTGTCCTGAACCATCCAAAGTCACCTTCTCCTCAGACCTGGATGTTTTGGCTGAGCTGTACTGCACCTGCATTTCAG AAAACCTCGTGCCAAACGTTTACCTGGAGCTTTTCTTTGTGATGCAGTTGTTAACATCCCGGTCTCTTCACACACATAACGATGAAGAACAGTTGAGTTTGTGTTCTGTAAATTCAG atgtCCTGGAAAGATGCTACCTGAGACAAGTACACAATTGTGTGTACTTTGCGGTGAAAGTTTTGGAGAATCAATTTCA GTTGGTCGCTCATTTGGACAAGTGCACCTTACGTCTGCTGGCAGAGAACGAACGGGTCGCCTCTTTCTCTCCAGATCTTAAAGACCGCCTCTCTCAGGCTCAGAACAGAAGCACAGCCAAG CTCTCTCCCTCAGCGTCAACCTTCATCCACTCAGTCCCGTTCCAGCCTGCTACTGACAATCGCTCCAATTTCGGAAGCGACAAGGCCTTCCACACCTTTAAGAAACAGAG aGATGTTTTTTACGAAGCGCTTCGAGAATGGGAGGACCTTCATAAGGAGCCGGGCTGGAACTTTGATGCCGCACTTGGAACCAAAATCAG AGGAATGATGAGCCAACTGACTTCTGCCGGAAATCACTCTCACTTTGCTCGtctgtttttgaaacagcttgTTCAG ATGTGCAAAGGCCCCCGTACGAGCACCCTGTCAGTAGATACGACCGACGCTGACCTGCTGGGCATGCTGGGAGCCGACAGTCTGGGTCGTCTCAAGCGCCTGGAGGAGCGTCTCATTCAGCCTCACAGAGTGGTCGGCCCCTGTCCTCCTCCGTCCTTTCCTGGTCACCAGGAGTTCTTCAGGGACTTCATACAGACGGCCAGCTG CTGCCAGATGAACCAGCACCTCCAGGACAGCCTGTGccagcagctcctccatctGGACGAGGTGTCCATCCTGCGTCCGTCTGCGTCCGTtggggagggagaggaggaagaggacggcGATATGGAGCAACAG GATGAGAAGCAGCGCTTTTCCTCTGTGCTGCTCCTCGCTCGTCTTCTGGCAAAGTTCCTGGGATTCATCTCCTTCCTCCCGTACCAAACATCGGAGAAACCCTCCAGAGAAATACAGGAAGCATCTGTAGCCCTACGCAGCAAG AGTGTTCAGGTGCTGGATGTTTGTGCTGTGTTGAGTAACAGCGTGAGGAGGCGGCGCACCATTTTGACCGTGCCCTGGCTGGTGGAGTTCCTCTCCATGTTGGACTTCATCGGGCCTTTGCTTCTCTGCTACAGGGTGGCTCTGGGGACACTGCTTCTGCTGTACAG GCGGCTGCAGCTGAACCGACACGAAGAAATGTGTTACCTAAACAAGTTGCTGCTGGTGTCGGTGTTGGGATGGCTCTTCCAG ATCCCAGTGATTCCTGAGGACATTTTCTTCACCAGTGAGTTTACTTCGCTAGTCAAGGACGAGGGCAGCGCTACAGGTTCTGCTGGACTT gaCTGCATTCCGCTGGTCGATCAGCAACTTCTTTATACATGTTGTCCATTTCTTG GTGAGTTTCGTAAGCTCCTGGCAGCTTTCGTGTCGGGCAGCGCGGCCAAGAGCGGAGGAATTATCCGCAAGATTACCCCCACTTCTGCCGAGCTCAAGGGCACGCCGACCGCCAACCGATCGcagcagaaactgcag GTGGACCTGGAGCAGGCCTTCTTCCACAACCAGCCTCCGTCGCTGCGCCGCACAGTGGAGTTTGTGGCCGAGAGGGTCGGATCCAACGCTGTCAAGCACATAAA GGCTACATTAGTGCAAGAGTTGGTTCAGAGGGGAGAGAAGATGCTGAGAGACGGACTGCAGTCGTCAAACGCAAATTCTTCGAAGCTCAACGACTCCATATGTGCTCAGCTGTGTGATGTTGGCTTGGAGGCTCTTGCAAAAGCCACCAG attttgCGATGATAAGAGCCCCGACGCCATACGTATACTCCTCCCTGTTGAAACCACGGCACCG GTCCTGAGTACGTCTGAAAACATCACCAAACGCCTGGCTGCCGAGAAAGCCTGCAGCTGGCTTTCTGCCAACATTACAG cactAATCAGGCGGGAGTGGAAGAGCAGGTATGACCGTGTGAAAAAGGCTCTGGGCGGTCCAGTGGCTCCGGACTCTGTGGACACAGACAGCGCTGTGGTTGAGCTGGTCAGGCAGGGCCAGATGAATACTCCCAGGAAGAAACAAGAGAGAGCGATGTCCTGCCCTCCGCTTTGTAAACACAACGCTTCCCTCCCCTCAGATGTCCTCATCGAGATTAAG GAGATGCTGAGCATCGCGGCGGGACCCAGAACGGACGAGGAGCTGCCGACCGGCCCGCAGCTCACAGCACTTCTTCAAAGAGTGACAAACACATTAGAGTGCAGAAAG TTCCTAACGGCCGTGTCGGAGCAGATGCTTCAGAACTGTACCGTGCTGCTCGCCTGCAAACTGG TGTCTGGAGAGCTGCCGTTGCGTTCTTCGTCACGGCGTGGCGGGGTCGCTGTGGATCCCGGCGCCGGGTCGGAGCCCTCGGTGTCAGACGTTCTGGAGCAGCTTGCTGAGCTGTGGGAGAGaggctgctgctcctctgcccCGCTCCATCAGCTCTTCACCCCGCTCACAGTGGCCGCTGTGCTGAAGGCCAGCGACACAGAG aaGAAGAACTACCTGTTCCTCGTTAGAAAGCTGGTCGACAAAGGAATATTGAACAAGGAAGAAGTCGAATCGTATTGGAGGAAGCTAACAGACCTGACCTTGCCAGCG GAGCTGATGGAGAACTTCCAGCTGCAGTCGCAGAGCATAAAGCTCTCGCTGCCTCTGGCCGAGATGCAATCGTGCTTAGACATGCTGCAGGTCTCGCACCAGACAATAGAGGGAGCAACCTGA
- the cdan1 gene encoding codanin-1 isoform X2 — translation MAALLESVLLRKVDVDKVVDWLKSVQEGEKLSFSEPQLAIQKQEFVPFLLNFLREQSSDALTNGPATPAKTPSRPRPPAQTQGFSDKTSCRSAGSGLGSRGASRVQLFSPAASASPGNESDAVGQSGVGGVSAFCSPPWSTGWSPASRPSGSERKHAQKVCLGDYMVSSPELQSSTSSQTHKGRKKSAGSTPVGGQTRHGGGRGGPQSDEAGGRRSARGGGGHGRMSEQVSPSTPAHLNFNNLEDFPPVGSCPVSSGTSKPSRRINPTPVSEDRPHSKPKTCFTSTPLQKASSPPLGVEPLEGLTAVGSPMSLKEERELLKKEKTKLAQQAASLSPFSLDPCTPTKTGTGTESKVTPDPQTTCPEPSKVTFSSDLDVLAELYCTCISENLVPNVYLELFFVMQLLTSRSLHTHNDEEQLSLCSVNSDVLERCYLRQVHNCVYFAVKVLENQFQLVAHLDKCTLRLLAENERVASFSPDLKDRLSQAQNRSTAKLSPSASTFIHSVPFQPATDNRSNFGSDKAFHTFKKQRDVFYEALREWEDLHKEPGWNFDAALGTKIRGMMSQLTSAGNHSHFARLFLKQLVQMCKGPRTSTLSVDTTDADLLGMLGADSLGRLKRLEERLIQPHRVVGPCPPPSFPGHQEFFRDFIQTASCCQMNQHLQDSLCQQLLHLDEVSILRPSASVGEGEEEEDGDMEQQDEKQRFSSVLLLARLLAKFLGFISFLPYQTSEKPSREIQEASVALRSKSVQVLDVCAVLSNSVRRRRTILTVPWLVEFLSMLDFIGPLLLCYRVALGTLLLLYRRLQLNRHEEMCYLNKLLLVSVLGWLFQIPVIPEDIFFTSEFTSLVKDEGSATGSAGLDCIPLVDQQLLYTCCPFLGEFRKLLAAFVSGSAAKSGGIIRKITPTSAELKGTPTANRSQQKLQVDLEQAFFHNQPPSLRRTVEFVAERVGSNAVKHIKATLVQELVQRGEKMLRDGLQSSNANSSKLNDSICAQLCDVGLEALAKATRFCDDKSPDAIRILLPVETTAPVLSTSENITKRLAAEKACSWLSANITALIRREWKSRYDRVKKALGGPVAPDSVDTDSAVVELVRQGQMNTPRKKQERAMSCPPLCKHNASLPSDVLIEIKSPGACSRFRRC, via the exons ATGGCGGCTCTTTTGGAATCTGTTTTGTTGCGGAAAGTGGACGTGGATAAGGTTGTTGACTGGCTGAAAAGCGTTCAG GAGGGTGAAAAGCTGTCGTTCAGTGAACCTCAGCTGGCCATTCAGAAACAAGAGTTTGTCCCTTTCCTCTTAAACTTCCTGCGAGAGCAGAGCAGCGATGCTCTTACTAATGGTCCTGCAACACCAGCCAAGACCCCCAGCCGCCCCAGACCCCCCGCACAGACTCAAGGCTTCTCTGACAAGACATCGTGCAGGTCTGCAGGGAGTGGACTTGGATCTCGCGGTGCCAGTCGCGTGCAGCTGTTCTCTCCCGCTGCCTCCGCGTCACCTGGAAATGAGTCGGACGCTGTCGGTCAGTCAGGAGTGGGTGGAGTCAGTGCCTTCTGCAGCCCCCCCTGGTCTACAGGGTGGAGTCCTGCCTCAAGACCGTCGGGCTCTGAGCGCAAGCATGCCCAGAAAGTTTGCCTCGGTGACTACATGGTTTCTTCCCCGGAGTTGCAGAGCAGCACCAGCTCCCAGACACACAAAGGGCGCAAGAAGAGTGCTGGCAGCACGCCGGTCGGAGGCCAAACAAGACACGGAGGCGGGCGTGGAGGCCCTCAGAGCGACGAGGCTGGTGGGAGGCGATCAGCAAGAGGCGGAGGAGGACATGGCAGGATGAGCGAGCAGGTTTCACCTTCAACTCCAGCTCATCTCAACTTCAACAACTTGGAAGACTTCCCTCCGGTCGGATCGTGTCCCGTTTCCTCCGG GACGTCCAAGCCGTCCAGAAGAATAAACCCGACGCCGGTCAGCGAAGACCGGCCCCACTCTAAACCAAAGACGTGTTTCACATCCACACCTCTCCAGAAGGCTTCCAGCCCTCCACTGGGAGTGGAGCCGCTTGAGGGATTGACAGCAGTAGGGAGTCCTATGAGCCTGAAGGAGGAGAGAGAATTACTCAAAAAGGAAAA GACAAAACTTGCCCAGCAGGCcgcctccctctctcccttcTCTCTGGATCCCTGTACTCCAACCAAGACAGGAACTGGGACAGAATCCAAAGTGACCCCTGACCCCCAGACGACGTGTCCTGAACCATCCAAAGTCACCTTCTCCTCAGACCTGGATGTTTTGGCTGAGCTGTACTGCACCTGCATTTCAG AAAACCTCGTGCCAAACGTTTACCTGGAGCTTTTCTTTGTGATGCAGTTGTTAACATCCCGGTCTCTTCACACACATAACGATGAAGAACAGTTGAGTTTGTGTTCTGTAAATTCAG atgtCCTGGAAAGATGCTACCTGAGACAAGTACACAATTGTGTGTACTTTGCGGTGAAAGTTTTGGAGAATCAATTTCA GTTGGTCGCTCATTTGGACAAGTGCACCTTACGTCTGCTGGCAGAGAACGAACGGGTCGCCTCTTTCTCTCCAGATCTTAAAGACCGCCTCTCTCAGGCTCAGAACAGAAGCACAGCCAAG CTCTCTCCCTCAGCGTCAACCTTCATCCACTCAGTCCCGTTCCAGCCTGCTACTGACAATCGCTCCAATTTCGGAAGCGACAAGGCCTTCCACACCTTTAAGAAACAGAG aGATGTTTTTTACGAAGCGCTTCGAGAATGGGAGGACCTTCATAAGGAGCCGGGCTGGAACTTTGATGCCGCACTTGGAACCAAAATCAG AGGAATGATGAGCCAACTGACTTCTGCCGGAAATCACTCTCACTTTGCTCGtctgtttttgaaacagcttgTTCAG ATGTGCAAAGGCCCCCGTACGAGCACCCTGTCAGTAGATACGACCGACGCTGACCTGCTGGGCATGCTGGGAGCCGACAGTCTGGGTCGTCTCAAGCGCCTGGAGGAGCGTCTCATTCAGCCTCACAGAGTGGTCGGCCCCTGTCCTCCTCCGTCCTTTCCTGGTCACCAGGAGTTCTTCAGGGACTTCATACAGACGGCCAGCTG CTGCCAGATGAACCAGCACCTCCAGGACAGCCTGTGccagcagctcctccatctGGACGAGGTGTCCATCCTGCGTCCGTCTGCGTCCGTtggggagggagaggaggaagaggacggcGATATGGAGCAACAG GATGAGAAGCAGCGCTTTTCCTCTGTGCTGCTCCTCGCTCGTCTTCTGGCAAAGTTCCTGGGATTCATCTCCTTCCTCCCGTACCAAACATCGGAGAAACCCTCCAGAGAAATACAGGAAGCATCTGTAGCCCTACGCAGCAAG AGTGTTCAGGTGCTGGATGTTTGTGCTGTGTTGAGTAACAGCGTGAGGAGGCGGCGCACCATTTTGACCGTGCCCTGGCTGGTGGAGTTCCTCTCCATGTTGGACTTCATCGGGCCTTTGCTTCTCTGCTACAGGGTGGCTCTGGGGACACTGCTTCTGCTGTACAG GCGGCTGCAGCTGAACCGACACGAAGAAATGTGTTACCTAAACAAGTTGCTGCTGGTGTCGGTGTTGGGATGGCTCTTCCAG ATCCCAGTGATTCCTGAGGACATTTTCTTCACCAGTGAGTTTACTTCGCTAGTCAAGGACGAGGGCAGCGCTACAGGTTCTGCTGGACTT gaCTGCATTCCGCTGGTCGATCAGCAACTTCTTTATACATGTTGTCCATTTCTTG GTGAGTTTCGTAAGCTCCTGGCAGCTTTCGTGTCGGGCAGCGCGGCCAAGAGCGGAGGAATTATCCGCAAGATTACCCCCACTTCTGCCGAGCTCAAGGGCACGCCGACCGCCAACCGATCGcagcagaaactgcag GTGGACCTGGAGCAGGCCTTCTTCCACAACCAGCCTCCGTCGCTGCGCCGCACAGTGGAGTTTGTGGCCGAGAGGGTCGGATCCAACGCTGTCAAGCACATAAA GGCTACATTAGTGCAAGAGTTGGTTCAGAGGGGAGAGAAGATGCTGAGAGACGGACTGCAGTCGTCAAACGCAAATTCTTCGAAGCTCAACGACTCCATATGTGCTCAGCTGTGTGATGTTGGCTTGGAGGCTCTTGCAAAAGCCACCAG attttgCGATGATAAGAGCCCCGACGCCATACGTATACTCCTCCCTGTTGAAACCACGGCACCG GTCCTGAGTACGTCTGAAAACATCACCAAACGCCTGGCTGCCGAGAAAGCCTGCAGCTGGCTTTCTGCCAACATTACAG cactAATCAGGCGGGAGTGGAAGAGCAGGTATGACCGTGTGAAAAAGGCTCTGGGCGGTCCAGTGGCTCCGGACTCTGTGGACACAGACAGCGCTGTGGTTGAGCTGGTCAGGCAGGGCCAGATGAATACTCCCAGGAAGAAACAAGAGAGAGCGATGTCCTGCCCTCCGCTTTGTAAACACAACGCTTCCCTCCCCTCAGATGTCCTCATCGAGATTAAG TCACCCGGAGCTTGTTCCCGATTCAGGAGATGCTGA